In Myripristis murdjan chromosome 9, fMyrMur1.1, whole genome shotgun sequence, the following proteins share a genomic window:
- the fbxo21 gene encoding F-box only protein 21 isoform X1 — protein sequence MATSVAREGHLSVNGITCEPQAKKLTDLPTELLEHILCFPVLKHVDICNVSCCCKRLHDVCHGRGKVWGHQYKRRWPRLQKYYRQNECCNWLREYRTRHRVGIQIRRTVESVSKRFFTEVPCVGQVLGDSFAEIESLGAPEHFCEDELLFILNSDKRKSLTLKYYAKKILYFLRQQNILRSLKTFLEQPAEQQSALEGAVLVDQYCNPLADVTLESISAQVDEITDKVKKMLRIKNPSHPSLRITQGDCFVVEDLELQRQVLSAINSVLYEQLQYKGNEFDYYNPLNSYIHQVLLRHTGIPISLSILYMTLARKLGVQVEPVNFPNHFLLRWCQKPRGSEDIYDFIYTDAFGKGKQLTAKECEYLIGHQVTADYYSAISTTEVLLRMVGNLLNIGKRGEGNEKSYQLLRDSLDLYLTINPDNVQYLLLQARLYFHLGIWPEKVLDILQHIQALDPSQHGAVGYLVQHTLEHIQHKKLPVEPEVKRQGAAEHLEVQYSVGLIMKHKRSGYNCVIYGWDPKCTMSQEWITTMRVNQLSNGANQPFYNVLVQDGTCRYAAQENLEPHSEPLEIGHPEVGRYFSEFSNTHYVANEELQTRYPDDMVKTLSMVQELYHRLAPSSDHQDQAPATDQNSHQAMPMQQSSSPQ from the exons ATGGCGACGTCTGTTGCTAGAGAGGGGCATCTGAGTGTAAATGGGATTACTTGCGAGCCCCAAGCTAAAAAACTGACCGACCTGCCGACCGAGCTGCTCGAACACATTTTGTGCTTCCCTGTCCTGAAACACGTCGACATTTGTAACGTCTCCTGCTGCTGTAAGCGTCTCCACGACGTTTGCCATGGAAGAGGGAAGGTCTGGGGACACCAGTACAAACGCAG ATGGCCAAGACTGCAGAAGTATTATCGACAGAATGAGTGTTGCAACTGGCTGAGAGAATACAGAACTCGCCATAGAGTTGGTATACAAATAAGAAGGACAGTGGAATCAGTTTCCAAGAGATTCTTCACTGAAGTA CCTTGCGTTGGCCAGGTGCTCGGAGATAGCTTTGCAGAGATCGAGTCGCTTGGAGCACCAGAGCACTTCTGTGAAGACGAGCTCCTCTTCATACTCAATTCAGATAAGAG GAAAAGCTTGACATTGAAGTACTATGCAAAGAAGATCCTTTACTTCCTTCGGCAGCAGAACATCCTGAGGAGTTTGAAGACCTTTCTGGAGCAGCCTGCAGAGCAACAGTCAGCTCTAGAAG GTGCTGTGCTGGTCGATCAGTAttgtaacccactggcagatgtcACTCTGGAGAGCATATCAGCCCAGGTGGATGAGATTACAGACAAGGTGAAGAAGATGCTGAGAATCAAGAACCCTTCCCACCCCAGCCTGAGGATCACTCAAG GTGACTGTTTTGTCGTTGAGGACTTAGAGCTCCAGAGACAGGTGCTGTCCGCCATCAATTCTGTCTTATATGAGCAGCTTCAATACAAGGGCAACGAATTTGACTACTACAACCCTCTGAACTCTTACATCCACCAG GTGCTACTACGCCACACAGGCATCCCCATAAGCCTATCCATCCTCTACATGACATTGGCAAGGAAGCTGGGCGTTCAGGTGGAGCCTGTCAACTTCCCCAATCATTTCCTGCTGCGTTGGTGCCAGAAACCAAGAGG GAGTGAAGACATCTACGACTTTATCTACACTGACGCCTTTGGTAAAGGCAAGCAGCTGACCGCTAAGGAATGCGAATACCTCATCGGCCACCAGGTGACGGCAGATTACTACAGTGCCATCAGTACGACCGAGGTGCTGCTCAGGATGGTGGGAAACCTGCTCAACATCGGCAAGAGAGG AGAGGGCAATGAGAAATCCTACCAGCTACTGAGAGACTCTCTGGACCTCTACCTCACCATCAACCCAGACAACGTCCAGTACCTGCTGCTGCAGGCTCGCCTCTACTTCCACCTCGGCATCTGGCCAGAGAAG GTGCTGGACATCCTGCAGCACATTCAGGCCCTGGATCCCTCCCAGCACGGCGCAGTGGGCTACCTGGTGCAACACACACTGGAGCACATCCAGCATAAGAAACTTCCCGTGGAGCCCGAGGTGAAGAGGCAAGGTGCTGCAGAGCACCTGGAGGTCCAGTACTCTGTGGGCCTTATCATGAAACACAAGAG GTCAGGTTATAACTGTGTGATCTACGGCTGGGACCCCAAGTGCACCATGAGCCAGGAGTGGATCACCACCATGAGGGTCAACCAGCTGTCCAACGGGGCCAACCAGCCTTTCTACAACGTCCTGGTGCAGGATGGGACGTGTCGCTACGCAGCACAGG AAAACCTGGAGCCACACTCAGAGCCTCTGGAGATCGGCCACCCAGAGGTGGGGCGTTACTTCTCCGAGTTCTCCAACACCCACTATGTTGCCAACGAAGAGCTGCAGACACGGTACCCAGACGACATGGTCAAGACCCTGAGCATGGTGCAGGAGCTCTACCACAGACTGGCGCCCAGCTCTGACCACCAAGACCAAGCTCCTGCCACAGACCAAAACAGCCACCAAGCCATGCCCATGCAGCAGAGTAGCTCTCCCCAATAA
- the fbxo21 gene encoding F-box only protein 21 isoform X2 has translation MATSVAREGHLSVNGITCEPQAKKLTDLPTELLEHILCFPVLKHVDICNVSCCCKRLHDVCHGRGKVWGHQYKRRWPRLQKYYRQNECCNWLREYRTRHRVGIQIRRTVESVSKRFFTEVVLGDSFAEIESLGAPEHFCEDELLFILNSDKRKSLTLKYYAKKILYFLRQQNILRSLKTFLEQPAEQQSALEGAVLVDQYCNPLADVTLESISAQVDEITDKVKKMLRIKNPSHPSLRITQGDCFVVEDLELQRQVLSAINSVLYEQLQYKGNEFDYYNPLNSYIHQVLLRHTGIPISLSILYMTLARKLGVQVEPVNFPNHFLLRWCQKPRGSEDIYDFIYTDAFGKGKQLTAKECEYLIGHQVTADYYSAISTTEVLLRMVGNLLNIGKRGEGNEKSYQLLRDSLDLYLTINPDNVQYLLLQARLYFHLGIWPEKVLDILQHIQALDPSQHGAVGYLVQHTLEHIQHKKLPVEPEVKRQGAAEHLEVQYSVGLIMKHKRSGYNCVIYGWDPKCTMSQEWITTMRVNQLSNGANQPFYNVLVQDGTCRYAAQENLEPHSEPLEIGHPEVGRYFSEFSNTHYVANEELQTRYPDDMVKTLSMVQELYHRLAPSSDHQDQAPATDQNSHQAMPMQQSSSPQ, from the exons ATGGCGACGTCTGTTGCTAGAGAGGGGCATCTGAGTGTAAATGGGATTACTTGCGAGCCCCAAGCTAAAAAACTGACCGACCTGCCGACCGAGCTGCTCGAACACATTTTGTGCTTCCCTGTCCTGAAACACGTCGACATTTGTAACGTCTCCTGCTGCTGTAAGCGTCTCCACGACGTTTGCCATGGAAGAGGGAAGGTCTGGGGACACCAGTACAAACGCAG ATGGCCAAGACTGCAGAAGTATTATCGACAGAATGAGTGTTGCAACTGGCTGAGAGAATACAGAACTCGCCATAGAGTTGGTATACAAATAAGAAGGACAGTGGAATCAGTTTCCAAGAGATTCTTCACTGAAGTA GTGCTCGGAGATAGCTTTGCAGAGATCGAGTCGCTTGGAGCACCAGAGCACTTCTGTGAAGACGAGCTCCTCTTCATACTCAATTCAGATAAGAG GAAAAGCTTGACATTGAAGTACTATGCAAAGAAGATCCTTTACTTCCTTCGGCAGCAGAACATCCTGAGGAGTTTGAAGACCTTTCTGGAGCAGCCTGCAGAGCAACAGTCAGCTCTAGAAG GTGCTGTGCTGGTCGATCAGTAttgtaacccactggcagatgtcACTCTGGAGAGCATATCAGCCCAGGTGGATGAGATTACAGACAAGGTGAAGAAGATGCTGAGAATCAAGAACCCTTCCCACCCCAGCCTGAGGATCACTCAAG GTGACTGTTTTGTCGTTGAGGACTTAGAGCTCCAGAGACAGGTGCTGTCCGCCATCAATTCTGTCTTATATGAGCAGCTTCAATACAAGGGCAACGAATTTGACTACTACAACCCTCTGAACTCTTACATCCACCAG GTGCTACTACGCCACACAGGCATCCCCATAAGCCTATCCATCCTCTACATGACATTGGCAAGGAAGCTGGGCGTTCAGGTGGAGCCTGTCAACTTCCCCAATCATTTCCTGCTGCGTTGGTGCCAGAAACCAAGAGG GAGTGAAGACATCTACGACTTTATCTACACTGACGCCTTTGGTAAAGGCAAGCAGCTGACCGCTAAGGAATGCGAATACCTCATCGGCCACCAGGTGACGGCAGATTACTACAGTGCCATCAGTACGACCGAGGTGCTGCTCAGGATGGTGGGAAACCTGCTCAACATCGGCAAGAGAGG AGAGGGCAATGAGAAATCCTACCAGCTACTGAGAGACTCTCTGGACCTCTACCTCACCATCAACCCAGACAACGTCCAGTACCTGCTGCTGCAGGCTCGCCTCTACTTCCACCTCGGCATCTGGCCAGAGAAG GTGCTGGACATCCTGCAGCACATTCAGGCCCTGGATCCCTCCCAGCACGGCGCAGTGGGCTACCTGGTGCAACACACACTGGAGCACATCCAGCATAAGAAACTTCCCGTGGAGCCCGAGGTGAAGAGGCAAGGTGCTGCAGAGCACCTGGAGGTCCAGTACTCTGTGGGCCTTATCATGAAACACAAGAG GTCAGGTTATAACTGTGTGATCTACGGCTGGGACCCCAAGTGCACCATGAGCCAGGAGTGGATCACCACCATGAGGGTCAACCAGCTGTCCAACGGGGCCAACCAGCCTTTCTACAACGTCCTGGTGCAGGATGGGACGTGTCGCTACGCAGCACAGG AAAACCTGGAGCCACACTCAGAGCCTCTGGAGATCGGCCACCCAGAGGTGGGGCGTTACTTCTCCGAGTTCTCCAACACCCACTATGTTGCCAACGAAGAGCTGCAGACACGGTACCCAGACGACATGGTCAAGACCCTGAGCATGGTGCAGGAGCTCTACCACAGACTGGCGCCCAGCTCTGACCACCAAGACCAAGCTCCTGCCACAGACCAAAACAGCCACCAAGCCATGCCCATGCAGCAGAGTAGCTCTCCCCAATAA
- the tesca gene encoding tescalcin a, protein MGASQTHSEHKFQDLVDKTGFSLEQIINLHKRFKQLSGNEDTISRENLDSIPALATNPIRKQIIEAFFDKRNQRQDEVGSFHEIGFEQFLMVMSHFRPPTLKTTEEEREVMRREKLRFLFNMHDTDSDGTITLDEYRKVVEELLSKSGAIGLEAAKAIADAAMLEVASTNVPHMEPDEFYEGITFEHFEQILKGLEMESRMHIRFLDVNTTTMHCGK, encoded by the exons ATGGGAGCTTCGCAGACGCACTCCGAGCACAAGTTTCAGGACTTGGTGGACAAAACTGGGT TTTCCTTGGAGCAGATTATAAACCTTCACAAAAGATTCAAGCAGCTGAGTGGAAATGAAGACACAATAAG CAGGGAAAACTTGGACAGCATACCAGCCCTCGCCACCAATCCAATCAGAAAGCAAATCATTGAAGCCTTCTTTGACAAAAG AAACCAACGTCAGGATGAAGTGGGCTCCTTCCACGAGATCGGCTTTGAGCAGTTCCTCATGGTCATGTCCCACTTTCGCCCGCCAACCCTGAAGAcgacggaggaggagagggaggtgatgaggagagagaagcTTCGAT TCCTGTTCAACATGCACGACACAGACAGTGACGGCACCATCACTCTGGACGAGTACAGGAAG GTAGTAGAAGAGCTTCTGTCAAAAAGCGGTGCCATCGGGCTGGAGGCTGCCAAGGCGATAGCAGATGCTGCCATGTTGGAAGTGGCAAGCACAAATGTGCCCCACATG GAACCAGACGAATTTTATGAAGGAATTACGTTCGAGCATTTTGAACAG ATCTTAAAAGGCCTGGAGATGGAGTCCAGGATGCACATTCGCTTTTTGGATGTGAACACCACAACgatgcattgtgggaaatga